The Spirosoma radiotolerans genome has a window encoding:
- a CDS encoding sugar phosphate isomerase/epimerase family protein yields MSEAATVPNSSSTSPIGFNVLAWSAVMSEKLNPITERLKNIGYDGIECFIDNQDVAAYHRFGDHLTQLGLQRTCVMVVGPDQNPVSESAKIREQAVSFLKEAIDRAHAMGATVICGPMHSAFATFSRREPQPDEYARSAEVLHAAGEHAKQANIILAPEALNRFECYLCNTMSQLLDLIRQADHPNVRAMFDTHHANMEEKRFPDAIRTIAPVLAHVHISENDRGTPGDGHIPWDDTFRTLAELNYNGWMTIEAFTRNDIDFANSINVWREYNDPWNIAENGLKFIQEMQAKYAR; encoded by the coding sequence ATGTCCGAAGCAGCCACAGTTCCCAACTCAAGTTCAACGTCTCCCATTGGCTTTAATGTATTGGCCTGGTCGGCCGTTATGTCGGAGAAACTGAATCCAATAACCGAACGCCTGAAGAACATTGGGTATGATGGTATCGAATGCTTTATCGACAATCAGGACGTGGCCGCTTACCACCGGTTTGGTGATCACCTGACACAACTGGGCTTACAGCGTACGTGCGTGATGGTGGTGGGCCCCGATCAAAATCCGGTCAGCGAATCGGCCAAAATTCGGGAGCAGGCCGTGAGCTTTTTGAAAGAAGCCATCGACCGGGCACACGCCATGGGCGCTACCGTCATTTGCGGGCCTATGCACTCGGCCTTTGCTACCTTCAGCCGACGCGAGCCCCAGCCCGACGAATATGCGCGTAGTGCCGAGGTGCTTCATGCTGCTGGCGAACACGCCAAACAGGCAAACATTATCCTAGCGCCCGAAGCCTTGAATCGCTTCGAATGCTACCTCTGCAACACCATGAGCCAGTTGCTGGATTTGATACGACAAGCCGACCATCCGAACGTCCGGGCTATGTTCGATACGCATCATGCCAACATGGAGGAGAAACGTTTTCCGGACGCCATACGTACCATTGCCCCGGTATTGGCCCATGTGCACATCAGCGAAAATGACCGCGGCACCCCCGGCGATGGACACATTCCCTGGGATGACACGTTCCGGACGCTGGCTGAATTGAACTACAATGGCTGGATGACCATCGAAGCCTTCACCCGGAATGACATTGATTTTGCCAATTCGATCAATGTATGGCGGGAATACAACGACCCCTGGAACATTGCCGAAAATGGGTTAAAGTTTATTCAGGAGATGCAGGCTAAATACGCCCGATAA
- the katE gene encoding catalase HPII — MSTEQNRTNTNDKLDELEQNREYSTGEFLTTNQGLRVNDDQNSLKTGPRGATLLEDFILREKITHFDHERIPERIVHARGAAAHGYFQVYEPQAGLTKAKFLQDPSVKTPVFVRFSTVAGSRGSSDLARDVRGFAVKFYTEEGNFDLVGNNMPVFFIQDSIKFPDFVHAVKPEPNNEIPQAASAHDTFWDFISITPESMHMIMWVMSDRAIPRSYRMMEGFGVHTFRFINGEGKSSFVKFHWKPLLGVHSVVWDEAQLISGRDPDFHRRDLWDSIEGGAYPEWELGVQIVAEEDEHKFDFDLLDATKIIPEELVPVQRIGKMVLNRNPDNYFAETEQVAFHLGHLVPGLDFTNDPLLQGRLFSYTDTQLKRLGGPNFHEIPINRPIAPVHNGQRDGHMRQTINVGRTSYSPNGINADSPAQAKESEGGFASYAERIDGHKVRARSKSFRDHYSQAKLFWNSQSDTEKTHIVKALRFELGKVAVEEIRERMLIHLAQVDTTLATLVGEGLGLTVPSAQGVQLNKGVPADANPADYQPTTARTDVGQSAALSMANPPKVGIKTRQVAILAADGVDNTEFDVIKQALSAEEAVIAIVAPRLGKLKTSTGEAVKIDASLQTTASVLFDAVYVPGGQTSVNSLLQEADAVRFVHEAFMHCKPIAATAEGVDLLKAAANGGAEKLLSSEGVITGEGTNAEAVPQKFIEAIGEHRFWSREKTLV; from the coding sequence ATGAGTACAGAACAAAACCGAACCAACACAAACGATAAACTTGACGAACTGGAGCAGAACCGGGAATACAGCACGGGCGAATTCCTGACCACTAACCAGGGCCTGCGGGTTAACGACGATCAGAACTCCTTAAAAACCGGACCCAGAGGGGCCACGCTGCTGGAAGATTTTATCCTTCGGGAAAAAATTACGCACTTCGATCATGAGCGTATTCCCGAACGGATTGTCCATGCCCGAGGGGCTGCTGCCCACGGTTACTTTCAGGTTTATGAACCGCAGGCCGGTTTAACAAAAGCCAAATTCCTACAGGACCCTTCCGTAAAAACGCCCGTGTTCGTGCGTTTCTCTACTGTGGCTGGTTCGCGCGGCTCATCCGATCTGGCCCGTGATGTACGGGGCTTTGCCGTTAAATTTTATACCGAAGAAGGTAACTTCGACCTGGTTGGCAACAACATGCCAGTCTTCTTTATTCAGGATTCCATCAAGTTTCCTGACTTTGTGCACGCCGTAAAACCGGAGCCTAACAACGAGATTCCACAGGCGGCTTCGGCACACGATACCTTCTGGGATTTTATCTCCATAACGCCCGAATCGATGCACATGATTATGTGGGTCATGTCGGACCGAGCTATTCCCCGGAGTTACCGCATGATGGAGGGCTTTGGGGTTCATACGTTCCGATTCATTAATGGCGAGGGTAAGTCGAGCTTCGTAAAATTCCATTGGAAACCGTTGCTGGGTGTTCATTCGGTGGTTTGGGACGAAGCCCAGCTTATTTCGGGTCGTGACCCCGATTTTCACCGGCGCGATTTATGGGATTCTATCGAAGGCGGGGCTTATCCGGAATGGGAACTGGGCGTTCAGATTGTGGCCGAAGAAGACGAACACAAATTCGACTTCGATTTGCTGGATGCGACGAAGATTATCCCCGAAGAACTGGTGCCGGTTCAGCGCATCGGAAAGATGGTACTCAACCGCAATCCCGACAATTACTTTGCCGAAACGGAGCAGGTGGCGTTTCACCTGGGGCATCTGGTTCCCGGTCTCGATTTTACCAACGATCCGCTTTTGCAGGGGCGTTTGTTTTCCTATACCGATACCCAGTTGAAGCGTTTGGGTGGACCAAATTTTCACGAAATCCCCATTAACCGGCCCATCGCACCGGTACACAATGGACAGCGTGACGGCCATATGCGGCAAACGATCAACGTGGGTCGCACCAGCTATAGCCCAAATGGTATCAATGCCGATTCTCCCGCACAGGCTAAGGAGAGTGAAGGTGGTTTTGCGAGCTATGCTGAACGAATTGACGGCCATAAGGTGCGCGCCCGGAGCAAAAGTTTCAGAGATCATTACAGCCAGGCTAAACTGTTCTGGAATAGCCAGTCGGACACGGAGAAAACGCACATTGTGAAAGCACTACGGTTCGAGTTAGGCAAAGTGGCCGTGGAAGAAATTCGGGAACGCATGCTGATTCACCTCGCCCAGGTCGACACGACGCTGGCTACGCTGGTGGGCGAAGGGCTGGGGCTGACAGTACCATCAGCTCAGGGCGTTCAGTTAAATAAGGGTGTTCCGGCTGATGCTAACCCCGCTGATTATCAACCAACCACCGCCCGTACGGATGTAGGTCAGTCGGCAGCGCTGAGTATGGCTAACCCGCCCAAAGTAGGCATCAAGACGCGCCAGGTAGCGATTTTGGCTGCCGATGGCGTAGATAACACCGAATTTGACGTGATAAAACAGGCGCTGTCGGCCGAAGAGGCCGTGATTGCTATCGTAGCTCCCCGGCTGGGTAAGCTTAAAACCTCAACGGGTGAGGCCGTTAAAATCGACGCTAGTTTACAGACAACGGCCTCGGTGTTATTCGATGCCGTTTATGTGCCCGGCGGTCAGACCAGTGTCAACTCATTGTTGCAGGAAGCTGACGCGGTCCGGTTCGTCCACGAAGCCTTCATGCACTGTAAACCCATTGCTGCCACCGCCGAAGGAGTTGACCTCCTGAAAGCAGCCGCTAATGGGGGAGCCGAGAAGCTGTTGAGCAGCGAGGGTGTCATCACTGGTGAAGGCACCAACGCTGAGGCTGTCCCCCAAAAATTCATTGAGGCCATTGGGGAGCACCGTTTCTGGAGCCGGGAGAAAACGCTGGTGTAA
- a CDS encoding response regulator — protein MSLRGPIISIEDDEDDQYLIGQVIQQLNLPNSLRFFSNGQTALHYLRTTAEQPFLILCDINMPIMNGLELRREINESEYLRTKSIPFVYLTTAANSQLIKEAYDSMVQGFYKKAIDYSGLNQQLKLIVEYWQSCLHPNSQL, from the coding sequence ATGTCATTAAGGGGGCCCATTATTTCAATTGAGGATGACGAAGATGATCAGTACCTGATTGGTCAAGTCATTCAGCAGCTAAACCTTCCCAACTCACTTCGTTTCTTCTCAAATGGACAAACCGCTCTACACTACTTGAGAACCACGGCCGAACAGCCATTTCTGATCCTGTGCGACATTAACATGCCCATCATGAATGGTCTGGAATTACGGAGAGAGATCAATGAAAGCGAATATTTAAGGACCAAGTCTATTCCGTTTGTCTATTTGACAACAGCCGCTAACAGCCAGTTAATTAAGGAAGCCTACGATAGCATGGTTCAGGGCTTTTATAAGAAAGCCATTGATTATTCGGGGCTTAATCAGCAACTCAAGCTTATCGTTGAGTATTGGCAGAGCTGCCTGCACCCAAACAGTCAGCTTTAA
- a CDS encoding low affinity iron permease family protein encodes METQQNTSHTPSKGIFERFSSSVTKATGSSAAFLLALGTVILWAITGPIFGYSENWQLVINTGTTIITFLMVFLIQKAQNKESMSVQLKLNELIAATKGASNRLVSVEDLTEEELCVLQQHYQTMAEITQKASDLRRSHSIEEAIKDASEKLEEESGMGHTL; translated from the coding sequence ATGGAGACTCAGCAAAACACCTCTCATACTCCTTCCAAGGGCATATTTGAACGTTTTTCGTCTAGTGTAACGAAAGCCACAGGCAGCTCGGCGGCTTTTTTGCTAGCTCTCGGCACCGTTATTCTTTGGGCCATAACGGGCCCTATTTTTGGGTACTCAGAAAACTGGCAATTGGTGATCAATACAGGTACGACCATTATCACATTCCTGATGGTTTTCCTGATTCAAAAAGCGCAAAATAAAGAGTCGATGTCGGTTCAGTTAAAACTCAATGAGCTGATTGCGGCCACTAAGGGAGCCAGCAACCGGCTGGTATCGGTAGAAGACCTGACTGAAGAGGAACTGTGTGTGTTGCAGCAGCACTATCAGACGATGGCCGAAATTACGCAGAAAGCGTCTGATCTTCGCCGATCACACTCGATCGAAGAAGCCATCAAGGATGCCTCTGAGAAACTGGAAGAAGAATCTGGAATGGGACACACGCTGTAA
- a CDS encoding FG-GAP repeat domain-containing protein, with amino-acid sequence MQRLSFLVKKFWLFSLSGLFILIVSCQSGNDSSTAKLPGATEGERLAQTYCGRCHLPVSPDALDKETWSKHVLPAMALKLGLEVWQKTHYYYPPTAAISQVDWLKLVDYYETLAPAKPKKATPPVKLMTDWSVFKLMKPAEQTNKLATTTMVTFDSARHQLYTSNESDAGLYQWNSALTPTLIQQLPSPAVQATFTADASGSPRVQLTCIGTMLAVDRPSGELLDIGLDKASTSAPVVLASQLPRPIQSVPGDFSKDGLTDWIVCGFGHEAGALYWLKQRPDHTFEKTVIKEVAGASQVISGDFNQDGWLDFMALFAHADEGIWLFTNDHKGGFSEKNLLRFPPVYGSTSFQLVDMNKDGRLDILYTCGDNSDYSRVLKPFHGVYIFTNQGSGQYKQTYFYPINGCTKAIAADFDLDGDLDIATIAFFGDLKNNPAETFIYFEQEKPVSFIPHAIPVSQYGRWISMDASDWDHDGDVDIVLGNYAPGFLNEVRFTPTWNGFLPFVVLENRRK; translated from the coding sequence ATGCAACGACTATCTTTTCTGGTTAAAAAGTTCTGGCTCTTTTCATTGTCAGGGCTGTTTATTTTAATAGTCAGTTGTCAATCTGGTAATGACTCATCGACCGCCAAATTACCGGGAGCAACGGAAGGAGAACGATTGGCTCAGACCTACTGCGGCCGTTGCCACTTGCCCGTTTCGCCTGATGCCCTGGACAAAGAAACCTGGAGCAAGCATGTTTTACCAGCGATGGCCCTTAAACTGGGGCTGGAGGTCTGGCAAAAAACGCATTACTATTACCCACCCACGGCCGCTATCTCTCAGGTAGACTGGTTAAAGCTGGTTGATTATTACGAAACGCTGGCTCCGGCGAAACCCAAAAAGGCAACTCCACCGGTTAAATTGATGACCGACTGGTCTGTTTTCAAACTAATGAAACCCGCCGAACAGACCAACAAACTGGCCACCACGACGATGGTCACTTTTGATTCGGCCCGGCATCAACTCTACACCAGCAATGAATCCGACGCTGGCCTGTATCAATGGAATTCAGCTCTGACGCCAACGCTGATTCAACAGTTGCCCTCTCCGGCCGTTCAGGCCACTTTCACGGCCGATGCATCGGGTTCGCCACGAGTGCAGCTTACGTGCATCGGAACGATGCTGGCTGTTGACCGGCCCTCAGGCGAACTTCTGGACATTGGCCTGGACAAAGCATCGACATCGGCTCCGGTAGTGCTGGCCAGCCAACTCCCCCGCCCGATTCAGTCTGTTCCCGGCGACTTTTCGAAAGATGGATTGACCGACTGGATTGTTTGCGGATTTGGCCATGAAGCAGGGGCTTTGTATTGGCTCAAACAGCGCCCCGATCACACGTTTGAGAAAACGGTTATTAAAGAAGTGGCGGGCGCATCGCAGGTTATATCCGGCGATTTCAATCAGGATGGCTGGCTTGACTTTATGGCGCTTTTCGCACACGCTGATGAAGGCATCTGGCTATTCACAAATGACCATAAAGGTGGCTTTTCTGAGAAAAATTTACTACGATTTCCGCCTGTTTATGGATCAACCAGCTTTCAATTGGTAGACATGAACAAAGACGGCCGTCTGGATATTCTCTATACCTGTGGCGATAACAGCGACTACTCGCGTGTTCTGAAGCCGTTTCATGGCGTTTATATCTTTACCAATCAGGGAAGCGGCCAGTACAAACAGACTTATTTTTACCCCATTAATGGCTGTACAAAAGCGATTGCCGCCGACTTTGATCTGGATGGTGATCTGGACATAGCCACGATTGCGTTCTTCGGCGATTTAAAAAACAATCCAGCCGAAACGTTTATCTATTTTGAACAGGAGAAACCCGTATCATTTATCCCGCATGCCATTCCGGTGAGCCAGTATGGGCGCTGGATTTCTATGGATGCCAGCGATTGGGACCATGACGGCGACGTTGACATCGTACTGGGAAACTACGCACCGGGTTTCCTGAACGAAGTTCGATTTACACCTACCTGGAATGGTTTTCTGCCGTTTGTTGTACTGGAGAACCGGCGGAAATAA
- a CDS encoding YifB family Mg chelatase-like AAA ATPase, giving the protein MLAKTFGAAVYGVNASLITIEVVVAQGLHFHLVGLPDSAVKESEQRVEASLKFFGYRMPRQKVVVNLAPADIRKEGSAYDLPIGLCVLQASEQITTTRNLEDYVIMGELALDGTLRPIKGVLPIAIEARKRGYKGFVLPIENAREASIVNQLDVIGVTTIQDAIEFFEGKKEIAPLETDTRDLFMSQINAYDVDFSHVQGQENIKRAMEIAAAGGHNVIMIGPPGAGKTMLAKRLPSILPPLTLQEALETTKIHSVAGKLGTQATLIATRPYRSPHHTISDAALVGGGSFPQPGEISLAHNGVLFLDELPEFKRSALEVMRQPLEDRKVSISRAKWAVEFPASFMLIASMNPCPCGYYNHPEKECVCGPGVVQRYLAKISGPLLDRIDLHVEVTPVSFDQMTANRPAETSEAIRERVIRAREIQTTRFATQPGIYSNAMMPSQLVKEVCLINDAGRALLKTAMERLGLSARAYDRILKVSRTIADLSASEEIRIEHLAEAIQYRSLDRENWAG; this is encoded by the coding sequence ATGTTAGCCAAAACGTTCGGCGCAGCCGTGTATGGTGTCAATGCCAGTCTGATTACCATTGAAGTTGTTGTTGCACAGGGGCTGCATTTTCATCTGGTAGGCTTACCCGATAGTGCCGTCAAAGAAAGTGAACAGCGGGTCGAGGCCTCGCTGAAATTCTTCGGTTACCGAATGCCCCGTCAGAAAGTAGTCGTTAATCTGGCCCCCGCCGATATTCGAAAAGAAGGGTCCGCCTATGATCTGCCCATTGGGCTTTGCGTGCTGCAGGCTTCCGAACAGATCACCACGACCCGCAATCTGGAAGACTATGTTATTATGGGCGAACTGGCACTGGACGGTACACTGAGGCCCATAAAAGGCGTGCTGCCCATTGCCATCGAGGCCCGTAAACGCGGCTACAAAGGCTTTGTGTTGCCCATCGAAAATGCCCGAGAGGCCTCTATCGTCAACCAACTGGATGTGATAGGGGTAACTACTATTCAGGATGCCATCGAGTTTTTTGAAGGAAAAAAAGAGATCGCGCCGTTGGAAACCGATACGCGCGATTTGTTCATGAGCCAGATCAATGCCTACGATGTGGATTTTTCGCACGTACAAGGGCAGGAGAATATAAAGCGGGCCATGGAGATAGCGGCTGCCGGCGGGCACAATGTGATCATGATTGGCCCACCAGGTGCGGGTAAAACCATGCTGGCCAAACGGCTGCCCAGCATTTTGCCTCCGCTCACGTTGCAGGAAGCCCTGGAAACAACAAAAATTCATTCGGTGGCGGGTAAGCTTGGTACCCAAGCTACTCTGATTGCAACCCGCCCGTATCGGTCACCGCACCATACCATTTCCGATGCTGCGCTGGTGGGCGGTGGAAGCTTTCCGCAGCCGGGCGAAATCTCCCTGGCCCACAACGGCGTGTTGTTTCTGGACGAACTACCTGAATTCAAACGGTCGGCGCTGGAAGTGATGCGTCAGCCACTCGAAGACCGGAAGGTGAGTATTTCGCGCGCCAAATGGGCCGTCGAATTCCCCGCCAGTTTTATGCTCATTGCCAGCATGAACCCCTGTCCCTGTGGCTATTATAACCACCCCGAAAAAGAGTGTGTGTGCGGACCGGGTGTCGTTCAGCGGTACCTGGCCAAAATAAGCGGGCCACTGCTCGACCGAATTGATTTACACGTTGAAGTAACGCCCGTTTCCTTCGATCAGATGACGGCCAATCGCCCCGCCGAAACCAGTGAAGCCATTCGAGAGCGAGTGATTCGGGCCCGCGAGATTCAAACGACTCGCTTCGCCACTCAGCCGGGCATTTATTCCAACGCCATGATGCCTTCGCAACTGGTGAAGGAAGTCTGTCTGATTAACGACGCTGGTCGCGCTTTGCTCAAAACGGCCATGGAGCGCCTGGGTTTGTCGGCCCGCGCCTACGACCGCATTTTGAAAGTATCCCGTACTATTGCCGACTTATCGGCCAGTGAGGAGATTCGCATTGAGCACCTGGCCGAAGCTATACAGTACCGAAGTCTGGACCGGGAGAACTGGGCTGGCTAG
- a CDS encoding thioredoxin family protein, whose product MIRLYSALVFTLLLALEQPLQAQSITFEKGKWKDMLARAKTEKKLIFVDVYAVWCGPCKMLDQQVFTDKQVAATYNAFFINYKVDAERGEGPALARQYNVRAYPTALFIDGDGQLVDTWTGFIPPVLFKQQGERVFKKTPLGLTLSLHEAAYQEGNRSAAFMKTYLWLRRQAGLGVMDVLNDYVSHIPADSLQTPLFATILLANTTSSKGPAFELMMRRKDEPRFRSALDMIVHRDVSSAGKERNRSEFKTLSGVIQQLATTDQVAERLAHYQLVYDVEAEDWKGYAEHAEAYMKQYLLPNLTTQAQQQQPALFQDRYDQLCNMGYFIWKNSKDDAQLSTLLTTLVSVGQIHASPLNISLQACLHYALGERDEAVALQTKALEQARNLGEDASSYEATLLRMQKKKSL is encoded by the coding sequence ATGATTCGACTTTACAGTGCCCTGGTCTTCACGCTGTTACTCGCTCTGGAGCAACCGCTCCAGGCGCAATCCATTACTTTTGAAAAGGGCAAATGGAAAGATATGCTGGCCCGAGCCAAAACGGAAAAGAAGTTAATTTTTGTCGATGTGTATGCGGTCTGGTGTGGCCCGTGCAAAATGCTTGATCAGCAGGTATTTACCGACAAACAGGTTGCGGCTACGTATAATGCCTTTTTTATCAATTATAAAGTTGATGCCGAACGGGGAGAAGGGCCTGCTCTGGCCCGACAATACAACGTTAGGGCTTACCCAACAGCTTTGTTCATTGATGGCGATGGACAACTGGTTGATACTTGGACGGGATTCATCCCGCCAGTTCTTTTCAAACAACAAGGCGAACGGGTGTTTAAAAAAACGCCCCTTGGCCTGACGCTTTCCCTACACGAAGCCGCCTATCAGGAAGGGAATCGGTCTGCCGCCTTTATGAAAACGTATTTGTGGCTGCGCCGTCAGGCGGGTCTTGGTGTAATGGATGTATTGAACGACTACGTGAGCCACATACCCGCCGACTCCCTGCAAACGCCTTTGTTCGCCACGATTCTTCTGGCCAACACGACCTCGTCGAAAGGGCCTGCCTTTGAGCTAATGATGCGTCGAAAAGACGAGCCCCGGTTTCGGTCGGCCCTCGATATGATCGTTCACCGAGACGTTAGTTCCGCTGGTAAAGAGCGGAACCGATCCGAGTTCAAGACGCTGTCTGGTGTGATCCAACAGCTGGCAACTACCGATCAGGTGGCTGAACGACTGGCTCATTATCAACTCGTCTACGACGTGGAGGCTGAAGACTGGAAGGGGTATGCCGAACATGCCGAAGCCTATATGAAGCAGTATTTACTGCCTAACTTAACTACCCAGGCCCAGCAACAGCAGCCCGCATTGTTCCAGGATCGCTATGACCAGTTGTGCAACATGGGCTACTTTATCTGGAAAAACAGCAAAGACGATGCCCAGCTTTCGACCTTGTTAACGACCCTGGTTTCGGTCGGTCAGATTCACGCAAGCCCACTTAACATCAGCTTGCAGGCGTGTCTGCATTATGCACTGGGTGAGCGGGATGAAGCCGTAGCGCTTCAAACAAAGGCCCTCGAACAGGCACGCAACCTGGGTGAAGATGCATCCAGCTACGAAGCAACTCTGCTCCGAATGCAGAAAAAGAAATCCCTTTAA
- a CDS encoding PAS domain-containing sensor histidine kinase, protein MDEQILALQKELQRVKQQTASALEAVGIGLWVMYPDQRIITWDEQCQKIYGWPQATVSLDELFRQLHPQDLVHLRALVADPPSRKTQKPTTVDYRITSPVDGIMRWIRITGRVATHPSGPGDCFSGTAQNITDEKRKEATLKTIEQRFQLAFMNASVGVVILDTESNIQLINKSFANLVGYSQDELLDRHFGTISHPDDVEENVALVQQLIRGESNSYVFNKRYLHKDGTIVWGQVSSALIRDQEGKPDSFISIVQNITAELQAQAEQKKLVSLLKTSEERLQDAIELAELSTFEICPGDGTILLSGRAKGWLGFKPAETPSLDQVLNTIRDRDSVEAVLGQTVADGIGTAMDIEFWAVNQQTGQERLYHAQGRVVRSSPDNTALSIRGIAKDITAQRQYAQDLEQQVQGRTQALQRANLLIKTQADQLRFVTDSSLTAIALYAIVRDEATGDVVDLRYELINQMAQRMTGRQASDLLGHTMLEVFPGMKENSIWERYIELAQTGVPLRYYNHYTQDGYDIWYQVQGVRQGELLVLSFLDITELKQTQFQLESLNKDLLEANNNLEQFAFVASHDLQEPLRKIQSFGTLLLEQYAERLGDGADLILRMQVAAERMSILIKDLLTLSRITTQHHSLVEIPLSRVIQRVIDDLDIVIEEAEASLHIEPLPSVKGDESQLRQLFQNLLSNAVKFRKPGVELQVQISARLVAKADLPATVKPTRQATHYHQICIEDNGIGFDEMYLDRIFQVFQRLHTRSQYAGTGIGLAIVQKVAANHGGAITAMSQPGQGAAFFVYLPI, encoded by the coding sequence GTGGACGAGCAGATACTCGCCCTCCAGAAAGAACTTCAACGAGTTAAGCAACAGACGGCTTCTGCCCTGGAAGCCGTTGGTATTGGCTTGTGGGTTATGTATCCTGACCAACGCATTATCACCTGGGACGAACAGTGCCAGAAAATTTACGGATGGCCCCAGGCAACGGTTTCACTTGATGAACTGTTTCGTCAGTTACACCCTCAGGATCTCGTTCATCTGCGGGCATTAGTCGCTGATCCGCCTAGTCGGAAAACGCAGAAGCCGACAACCGTCGATTACCGCATCACCAGCCCCGTAGATGGGATCATGCGCTGGATACGCATAACAGGCCGGGTAGCTACGCACCCATCCGGACCGGGTGATTGTTTTTCAGGTACTGCCCAGAATATTACCGACGAAAAACGGAAGGAGGCAACGCTGAAAACAATAGAACAACGCTTTCAATTGGCTTTCATGAATGCCTCCGTTGGGGTTGTTATTCTGGATACGGAAAGTAACATTCAACTTATTAATAAATCGTTCGCTAATCTGGTTGGTTATTCACAGGATGAACTGCTCGACCGGCATTTTGGTACCATCAGCCATCCCGATGATGTAGAGGAGAATGTGGCGCTGGTTCAGCAACTTATCCGGGGTGAATCAAACTCCTATGTTTTTAATAAACGCTATCTGCACAAAGATGGTACCATCGTATGGGGACAGGTTAGCTCAGCCCTCATTCGGGACCAGGAGGGGAAGCCAGACAGCTTTATCAGTATTGTGCAGAACATCACGGCCGAACTACAGGCGCAGGCGGAGCAGAAAAAGCTTGTATCGCTGCTGAAGACCAGCGAAGAACGCCTGCAAGACGCCATCGAACTAGCCGAACTGAGTACCTTTGAAATATGCCCTGGCGACGGCACCATTCTGCTCTCCGGGCGAGCTAAAGGGTGGCTGGGTTTCAAACCGGCTGAGACGCCTTCACTGGATCAGGTCCTCAACACCATTCGGGACCGGGATAGTGTTGAAGCAGTCCTGGGACAGACAGTAGCCGATGGAATCGGTACGGCTATGGATATTGAGTTCTGGGCCGTTAATCAGCAAACGGGCCAGGAGCGGTTGTATCATGCCCAGGGGCGTGTGGTGCGGAGTAGCCCGGACAATACGGCACTTTCGATACGGGGTATTGCCAAAGACATAACCGCCCAACGGCAGTATGCTCAGGACCTGGAACAGCAGGTTCAGGGCCGTACGCAAGCCTTGCAGCGAGCTAATCTACTAATCAAAACCCAGGCCGACCAGCTTCGGTTCGTGACCGATAGCTCGTTGACGGCTATTGCCCTTTACGCTATTGTGCGTGATGAAGCGACAGGCGATGTTGTCGATTTACGGTACGAACTGATCAACCAGATGGCGCAGCGCATGACGGGTCGACAGGCGTCCGATTTACTGGGGCACACCATGCTGGAAGTATTTCCGGGTATGAAGGAGAATAGTATATGGGAGCGCTATATCGAGCTGGCCCAAACGGGTGTTCCCCTGCGTTACTACAACCACTATACGCAGGATGGGTACGACATCTGGTATCAGGTCCAGGGAGTCCGCCAGGGCGAACTGCTGGTCTTATCGTTTCTCGATATTACCGAACTAAAACAGACCCAATTCCAACTCGAATCACTTAACAAAGATTTGCTGGAGGCCAATAACAACCTGGAACAATTTGCCTTCGTGGCCTCGCACGATTTGCAGGAACCATTACGGAAAATTCAATCGTTCGGTACGCTTTTGCTGGAGCAGTACGCCGAGCGGCTGGGCGATGGAGCGGACTTGATTCTGCGCATGCAGGTGGCCGCCGAACGCATGTCCATTTTGATCAAAGACCTCCTCACCCTGTCGCGCATTACAACACAGCATCATTCGCTCGTTGAGATTCCATTGTCGCGGGTGATCCAGCGGGTTATCGACGATTTGGATATTGTGATCGAAGAGGCTGAAGCAAGCCTTCATATTGAACCACTGCCTTCGGTAAAAGGGGATGAATCTCAATTACGGCAGCTCTTTCAAAACTTACTGTCCAACGCCGTTAAATTTCGTAAGCCAGGGGTTGAGCTACAAGTCCAAATCAGCGCCCGGCTTGTGGCAAAAGCTGATTTGCCAGCTACCGTAAAGCCAACCCGGCAGGCAACTCACTACCATCAGATTTGCATCGAAGACAATGGCATTGGCTTCGATGAAATGTATCTGGACCGTATCTTCCAGGTATTTCAACGCCTGCACACCAGGAGCCAATATGCGGGTACAGGCATTGGGTTAGCCATTGTGCAGAAAGTGGCTGCCAATCACGGCGGGGCGATCACCGCCATGAGCCAACCCGGCCAGGGGGCTGCGTTTTTTGTGTATTTACCGATATGA